From Oceanipulchritudo coccoides, the proteins below share one genomic window:
- a CDS encoding sulfatase, with the protein MTSPTRFLSLIFLSGFVFLIPVSAEEKAPLNVLLIMVDDLRPELSCYGVGEVVSPNIDRLASRGMRFNNAYAQYPVCNPSRASLLTGWRPNEVGIVTNNIPLRKVWPDVVTLPQIFRENGYFTAGFGKIFHLGLNADQEVTFFEDPQSFDIFYDARPDASKLGKTGEGRNLTDGRLGWCQWLAANGDDEDQADGLLAKAAIKILNEKRDRPFFIGLGFHKPHDPFIAPKKYFDLYPVEDVKLAIEPDNRSPRVRHAIPNERDFSSFTDKERKEFKRAYQACVSFTDAQIGKVFSAMDKLNLWDTTIVILMGDHGYHLGEHDWWNKVTVYELGARAPMAIWVPGTKGMGRSTDAIVEFVDLYPTLLDLTGLNSPHKLSGVSVRPVFDDPDLPGKQAAFTQVNRGKVYGRSVRTRDWRYTEWGETGELGIELYNKRSDDGEYYNLAESEKHSNVRKHMKQLLYEGFIKNQEAH; encoded by the coding sequence ATGACCAGTCCAACCAGATTCCTTTCGCTCATTTTCCTGTCCGGGTTTGTTTTTCTAATACCGGTTTCTGCCGAGGAGAAGGCTCCCTTAAACGTACTCCTCATTATGGTGGATGATCTACGCCCGGAGCTATCCTGTTATGGCGTTGGTGAGGTGGTCTCGCCGAATATCGACCGGTTGGCCAGCCGAGGCATGCGTTTCAATAATGCTTATGCCCAGTACCCTGTCTGTAATCCCAGCCGGGCATCGCTGCTGACCGGTTGGCGACCCAACGAAGTGGGAATAGTGACGAACAATATTCCACTTCGGAAAGTCTGGCCGGACGTTGTGACCCTTCCCCAGATATTCCGCGAGAATGGCTATTTCACGGCCGGCTTTGGAAAAATTTTTCACCTTGGATTGAACGCTGATCAAGAGGTCACATTTTTTGAAGACCCCCAGTCCTTTGATATCTTTTATGATGCAAGACCAGATGCGTCTAAACTGGGCAAGACTGGAGAAGGCAGGAACTTGACAGACGGGCGTCTCGGATGGTGCCAATGGCTGGCCGCCAATGGCGATGATGAGGATCAGGCTGATGGGCTCCTTGCAAAGGCTGCTATTAAGATTCTGAACGAAAAGCGTGATCGACCTTTCTTTATCGGTCTTGGTTTTCACAAGCCTCATGATCCATTTATCGCTCCCAAAAAGTACTTTGATCTTTATCCGGTGGAAGATGTTAAACTGGCTATTGAACCGGATAACCGATCACCGAGAGTTCGGCATGCCATCCCAAACGAAAGGGATTTCAGCAGCTTTACGGACAAGGAGCGCAAGGAATTCAAGCGGGCCTACCAGGCATGTGTCAGTTTCACGGATGCGCAGATCGGAAAGGTCTTCTCTGCTATGGACAAACTGAATCTTTGGGATACGACAATCGTTATTCTAATGGGAGACCACGGTTACCATTTAGGTGAACATGATTGGTGGAATAAGGTGACTGTTTATGAACTTGGAGCAAGGGCACCAATGGCAATCTGGGTTCCCGGGACAAAAGGGATGGGCCGTTCAACGGATGCCATCGTTGAATTTGTCGACCTCTATCCGACCCTCCTTGACCTGACGGGACTGAACAGCCCGCATAAATTGTCCGGTGTATCCGTACGACCGGTTTTTGATGATCCGGATTTGCCCGGGAAGCAAGCCGCCTTTACCCAAGTGAACAGGGGAAAGGTATATGGTAGGAGCGTAAGGACACGTGACTGGCGGTATACCGAGTGGGGAGAGACGGGTGAATTAGGCATCGAATTGTATAACAAACGATCGGATGACGGCGAATACTACAATCTCGCTGAATCGGAAAAACACTCAAACGTCCGCAAACACATGAAGCAGCTACTGTATGAGGGGTTTATCAAAAACCAAGAAGCCCATTGA
- a CDS encoding glycosyl hydrolase family 28-related protein, whose product MNKRKLIAHLLILVLAGLPGYAIGSTPPTQINAKDFGAAGNGEKDDTKAIQAALHAAAKGNGVCYLPEGRYRLDGSLTVPDGVTLRGSYESIPHPQHPVGTVLYIYGGKGDENAKPAITLKFNATITRLMIHYPEQQAPPNVIPYPWTIQIDGEMCQVVDVAMTNPYKMIDAGTKVNELHYLRNIFACPLKIGVYVDQCYDVGRMENIHLNPNLWKRIGLDPKLPAPPADYEGSEDSYWNEMLIPYLKANLIGFKIGKTDWEYISNCFVIFAKIGFLFDDFGHRPGNALVVQSGGDVGPVAVQINQVQPHAGVQFVNCQFMGTVKIGPENKGPVKISNSGFWVIKDTPEQIVQEGASTLIVNGCHFYNWDMLEEGLPCIRATNGRMILTGSEFMQPSKKLISLEGDFIAGTITGCLFRNDQISNTSNAEVEMFANVFE is encoded by the coding sequence ATGAATAAAAGAAAACTTATTGCACACTTATTGATCCTCGTTTTGGCGGGCCTGCCCGGCTACGCCATTGGCTCGACCCCTCCAACGCAGATCAATGCGAAAGACTTCGGGGCCGCCGGGAACGGTGAAAAGGACGACACCAAGGCGATTCAAGCCGCCCTTCATGCGGCCGCCAAAGGTAACGGAGTCTGTTACCTGCCGGAAGGCCGTTATCGCCTGGATGGCTCATTGACTGTTCCGGACGGGGTGACCCTCAGGGGCTCCTATGAATCCATTCCACATCCACAACACCCCGTTGGGACAGTCCTCTATATTTACGGCGGAAAGGGAGACGAAAACGCCAAGCCGGCCATTACCTTGAAATTTAATGCGACCATCACACGCCTGATGATCCACTACCCGGAACAGCAGGCACCACCCAACGTCATTCCGTATCCCTGGACCATCCAGATCGACGGCGAAATGTGCCAGGTCGTCGATGTCGCCATGACCAATCCCTACAAGATGATTGATGCTGGAACCAAGGTTAATGAGCTGCACTACTTGCGCAATATTTTCGCCTGTCCGTTGAAGATTGGTGTTTACGTCGACCAATGTTATGACGTCGGGCGGATGGAGAATATCCATCTGAATCCCAACCTTTGGAAACGGATTGGCCTGGATCCCAAACTGCCTGCTCCGCCCGCGGATTATGAAGGTTCGGAAGACAGCTACTGGAACGAAATGCTGATTCCCTACCTCAAGGCAAACCTGATCGGTTTCAAGATCGGCAAGACCGACTGGGAATATATCAGCAACTGCTTTGTTATTTTCGCCAAGATCGGCTTTCTCTTTGATGACTTTGGCCATCGCCCTGGCAACGCACTTGTTGTACAGTCGGGCGGGGATGTTGGGCCGGTTGCCGTGCAGATCAACCAGGTACAACCCCACGCCGGGGTGCAATTTGTCAATTGCCAGTTCATGGGAACAGTCAAGATTGGTCCGGAGAACAAGGGTCCGGTAAAAATCTCCAACAGCGGATTCTGGGTGATCAAGGATACTCCCGAGCAGATTGTCCAAGAAGGGGCATCAACCCTCATCGTGAATGGATGTCACTTCTATAACTGGGATATGCTTGAGGAAGGGCTTCCCTGCATTCGGGCGACAAACGGGCGGATGATCCTGACAGGCTCCGAGTTCATGCAACCCTCCAAGAAACTGATTTCCCTCGAAGGCGATTTCATAGCCGGGACAATTACCGGTTGCCTCTTCAGGAATGATCAGATCTCCAACACTTCCAACGCGGAAGTGGAAATGTTTGCCAACGTCTTTGAGTAG
- a CDS encoding alpha-mannosidase, translating into MQKESKQTAIVVGHTHWDREWRYPIYKNRSLLLEFMDWLLEILETDEGYAGFLLDGQTVCLQDYLEIRPENRGRIEAQVKAGRLWIGPWYTLPDLFPVSGECLLRSLLKGIRYADEFGGYNPIAYHTFGWGQTAQFPQIYESLGIKYAVAAKKVSEERAPHCEFLWTAPDGSTVLASRLGHFGRQNGYFYLHFPVRLNNQYDDNVYAWKWGETGLAYHRADADQARTDYFRIDHEQGYFKENVKAAAQRTWDNMDKTMAQDWRLLMCGCDFSTPNPHLPRMVRDCNEAHPDIEFRMGSLEEYFKGLEERIDRSKVPVVDGELRDGEPCGASANALATRIHIKQLNKKAENVMIRRTEPLAACLFMNGHSYPEKFLEKGWEYLLKAHAHDSINGVTQDKTVEDNIYRLNQALEIGETIYDDTVAALIKRLDLSEFGEKDQLLLIHNPQPRPVREVIRLAVDTPQEENVWAIGAEEADGTPLEVQMISRDEHKQPVHDIEARPWPFLVDRHEVYLDSGNIPAGGYKVVRVVHEKTFWREEEWWPAMRKSKGGLIGTGTHILENENLKVEVNPDGTFDLTDKSNERSITGMHAFEDEGDTGDYWAYYPPCQNQAISSRGFESRIWMEDNGPLSGTICIEKIMRIPSRAEYGKINIQGYGKRSEDLVDMKIVSKLSLTKGARQLRIKTKVENKAKDHRLRVMIPSDIKADFSDAAGHFTVDRRHMVHEVDQAGKHYPEMALRPQGVFCSVSDDQSGLSIVNNCLTEFQLLDDERRTIALTLFRAVRNRICTESRVSAEFPDQLGSQILQTLEFEYSICPHKGSWIEGKAYPEADRLNARPAVMQISRNAAGDLPHSVSLYEIDNDSIILSTFKKAEDEEAIILRIFNPTATSQSTNIRLGFPVKQATMTNLNEVDLATLPVENNQLSVTLEKGKIVTIMLK; encoded by the coding sequence ATGCAGAAGGAAAGCAAGCAAACAGCGATCGTCGTCGGGCATACCCACTGGGACCGCGAATGGCGGTATCCGATCTATAAAAACCGCTCATTGCTTCTGGAGTTCATGGACTGGCTGTTGGAGATTCTTGAGACCGATGAAGGGTATGCTGGATTTTTATTGGACGGGCAAACTGTTTGCCTGCAGGACTACCTGGAAATCCGGCCGGAAAACCGTGGCCGGATCGAAGCGCAGGTGAAGGCAGGCAGGCTTTGGATCGGGCCCTGGTATACGCTGCCGGACCTCTTTCCAGTTTCGGGGGAATGCCTCCTGAGGAGCCTTTTGAAAGGTATCCGCTACGCGGATGAGTTTGGTGGATATAACCCGATTGCTTATCATACATTCGGATGGGGACAGACCGCTCAGTTTCCCCAGATATACGAAAGTCTGGGAATCAAGTACGCGGTGGCGGCCAAAAAGGTATCGGAAGAGCGGGCACCACATTGCGAATTCCTCTGGACTGCCCCGGACGGATCAACGGTTCTGGCCTCACGGCTGGGGCACTTTGGTCGACAAAACGGATACTTTTACCTACATTTTCCGGTCCGTCTCAATAATCAATACGACGACAATGTGTATGCGTGGAAGTGGGGCGAGACAGGCCTTGCCTATCATCGTGCAGATGCAGACCAGGCACGCACGGATTACTTCCGGATTGATCACGAGCAAGGCTACTTCAAGGAAAACGTGAAGGCCGCGGCGCAGCGCACCTGGGATAACATGGACAAGACCATGGCCCAGGACTGGCGTCTCCTGATGTGTGGTTGCGATTTTTCAACCCCCAACCCCCATCTGCCCCGGATGGTGCGGGACTGTAATGAAGCCCACCCAGATATTGAGTTCAGGATGGGGTCCCTTGAGGAGTACTTCAAGGGCCTTGAGGAACGCATTGACAGGAGCAAGGTTCCCGTTGTCGACGGGGAGCTCCGCGATGGGGAGCCGTGCGGGGCATCCGCAAATGCCTTGGCCACGCGTATTCATATCAAGCAGCTGAACAAAAAGGCCGAGAACGTCATGATCCGCCGGACAGAGCCGCTTGCGGCCTGCTTGTTCATGAATGGCCATTCATACCCGGAAAAATTCCTTGAAAAAGGGTGGGAGTATCTTCTCAAGGCCCACGCCCACGACTCCATCAACGGTGTCACTCAGGACAAGACTGTTGAGGACAATATCTACAGATTGAATCAAGCGTTGGAAATCGGGGAAACAATTTATGACGATACCGTTGCAGCCCTTATAAAACGCCTGGACCTCTCGGAATTTGGGGAGAAAGACCAATTGCTTCTGATACACAACCCCCAGCCAAGGCCTGTCCGGGAAGTCATCCGCCTGGCAGTCGATACCCCACAGGAAGAAAACGTCTGGGCGATCGGCGCGGAAGAAGCCGATGGCACACCATTGGAAGTCCAGATGATCTCCAGGGACGAACACAAGCAGCCGGTGCACGATATTGAGGCAAGACCATGGCCATTCCTTGTGGACCGCCATGAAGTATACCTTGATTCAGGAAACATTCCTGCAGGTGGTTACAAGGTTGTCCGGGTAGTCCACGAAAAAACTTTCTGGCGGGAGGAAGAATGGTGGCCGGCAATGCGGAAATCCAAAGGAGGACTTATCGGGACCGGGACCCACATCCTCGAGAACGAGAATCTTAAAGTTGAGGTCAATCCGGACGGCACATTTGACCTGACCGACAAGTCAAACGAGCGAAGCATCACCGGGATGCATGCCTTTGAGGACGAGGGTGACACAGGGGACTATTGGGCATACTACCCCCCCTGTCAAAACCAGGCCATCAGCAGTCGCGGGTTTGAGTCGAGGATCTGGATGGAGGACAACGGGCCGCTTTCGGGAACAATTTGTATCGAAAAAATCATGCGCATTCCTTCCAGGGCAGAATACGGGAAGATAAATATCCAGGGTTACGGCAAACGGAGTGAGGATCTTGTCGATATGAAGATCGTATCCAAGCTCTCACTGACCAAGGGAGCGCGGCAGTTACGCATCAAGACCAAGGTTGAAAACAAGGCAAAAGATCATCGCTTGCGTGTCATGATTCCCTCAGACATCAAAGCGGACTTTTCCGATGCGGCGGGTCACTTCACAGTCGACAGGCGCCACATGGTCCACGAAGTGGATCAGGCTGGCAAACACTACCCGGAAATGGCGCTTCGTCCACAAGGGGTCTTTTGCTCTGTCAGTGACGACCAGTCGGGGCTCTCTATTGTCAACAACTGCCTGACGGAATTCCAGCTTCTGGACGATGAACGAAGGACCATTGCCCTGACCCTTTTCCGCGCGGTAAGAAACCGGATCTGTACGGAATCCCGGGTTTCCGCGGAATTCCCCGATCAACTGGGAAGCCAGATCCTGCAAACCCTTGAATTCGAATATTCCATCTGTCCCCACAAAGGGTCATGGATTGAGGGGAAAGCCTATCCCGAGGCGGACCGGCTCAACGCCAGACCCGCGGTTATGCAGATTTCCAGAAATGCCGCCGGGGACCTCCCCCACTCTGTTTCCCTTTACGAGATTGATAACGACTCGATCATCCTCTCAACCTTCAAGAAAGCGGAAGACGAGGAAGCCATTATTCTCAGGATTTTCAATCCAACGGCGACCAGTCAGAGCACAAACATTCGATTGGGCTTTCCAGTCAAGCAGGCCACGATGACCAACCTGAACGAAGTGGATTTGGCAACGCTACCGGTTGAAAACAATCAACTCTCCGTAACCTTGGAAAAGGGCAAGATCGTGACGATCATGCTTAAGTGA
- a CDS encoding HAD family hydrolase — protein MNKVQYPNLGETNPALGLQSLERTSDNRFFVGEGGVGAIGATGDGKVEFVGFEEHTLALVKSAMGYPAYYPVDALGEERPLKAVLMDLDGTTVHSESFWIWIIERSIGSLLGKKSFQLEEEDIPYVSGHSVSEHLQYCIEKYCPDKLLETARAHYFKHTHREMQLILEGKGREGAFEPSPGIKPFLEELKAMGLKIGLVTSGLYEKAYPEILDAFRTLGMGDPADFYDAIITAGHALRKGQSGTLGELSPKPHPWLYAETFRVGLGMDYHERNAVIGIEDSGAGVVSIRLAGMQAWGIGGGNIEQSGTKGLCSEFSNDFEGLLKRIRLRAEA, from the coding sequence ATGAACAAAGTGCAATATCCGAATTTAGGCGAGACAAATCCAGCGCTTGGGCTGCAGAGCCTTGAACGAACATCGGACAATCGATTCTTTGTGGGTGAAGGAGGCGTGGGCGCCATTGGGGCGACTGGGGATGGCAAAGTTGAATTTGTCGGGTTCGAGGAACATACCCTTGCCCTGGTCAAATCGGCAATGGGATATCCAGCCTATTATCCTGTTGATGCTCTGGGAGAAGAGAGACCTTTAAAGGCGGTATTGATGGATCTCGACGGGACGACCGTGCACAGTGAATCGTTCTGGATCTGGATCATTGAGAGGAGTATCGGGAGTTTGCTTGGCAAGAAAAGCTTTCAGTTGGAAGAAGAGGATATTCCGTACGTTTCAGGCCACTCGGTTTCCGAGCACTTGCAGTATTGCATTGAAAAGTACTGTCCGGATAAGCTGCTCGAAACGGCGCGAGCCCATTACTTCAAACACACGCATCGGGAAATGCAGTTGATCCTCGAAGGCAAGGGCAGGGAGGGAGCTTTTGAACCATCACCGGGGATCAAGCCGTTTCTTGAGGAATTGAAAGCCATGGGCTTGAAAATCGGGCTGGTTACTTCCGGGCTATACGAAAAGGCCTATCCGGAGATACTCGATGCTTTCCGGACCCTTGGAATGGGGGATCCCGCAGATTTTTATGATGCCATCATCACGGCGGGCCATGCCCTCCGCAAGGGGCAGTCAGGAACGCTTGGGGAATTGTCTCCAAAGCCACATCCATGGTTGTATGCGGAAACCTTCCGTGTGGGCCTTGGAATGGATTACCATGAACGGAATGCAGTTATCGGTATTGAAGACAGCGGGGCTGGGGTGGTCTCCATACGCCTGGCCGGAATGCAGGCCTGGGGGATTGGTGGCGGCAATATCGAGCAATCAGGAACCAAGGGGCTTTGCAGTGAGTTCTCGAATGATTTTGAAGGGCTTCTCAAACGGATACGCCTGCGGGCAGAGGCCTGA
- a CDS encoding sulfatase produces MKLKFNYSFMLIVLLLQTGILSADDQQPNIVMFVVDDMCDWIGPMGHAQAITPNMDRLADQGITFQDAHTPGIFCAPARSAIFTGRLASRTGCYRTQVYFQTRPELRPLQVQLQACGYATFGAGKLFHHPAGYVDLRGWDSFFLRDEKLKEKGWDLQTWTVDSPILPDPYPSSIFNHDRKPANKFFMEWGKILDENEELMADTLRTNWACDLVSKEHGKPFFVAVGLYTPHFPNYVPEKYFDLYDPETIEHPPYFEWDLEDLPPAIKRAKTARSAIHKRLEQLDAVEDAIHGYLASISYADAMLGRLLDAIASGPNADNTIVVLWSDHGYHHGEKFDWGKHTLWERTTNVPFMWMGPGIARGESIETTVSLIDIMPTLLDYSGATADAGADGISLREVLDDPGKAVERNVVVPGMQPGEYAIVSNDWRYIHYADGTEELYNLDRDPNEWFNMAGLEGLSVVMEELRKSAPVTWAEPGPERNRLRLITEGREFHWITKK; encoded by the coding sequence ATGAAGTTGAAATTTAACTACAGCTTCATGCTGATTGTTCTTCTTCTCCAGACAGGTATTCTTTCGGCAGACGACCAGCAGCCGAACATTGTCATGTTTGTTGTGGACGACATGTGTGACTGGATCGGGCCGATGGGTCATGCGCAGGCCATTACGCCGAATATGGATCGGCTGGCAGATCAGGGAATCACTTTTCAGGACGCTCATACACCGGGGATTTTCTGTGCTCCAGCGAGGTCTGCGATATTTACGGGACGCCTGGCATCCAGGACAGGCTGCTACCGTACTCAGGTTTATTTTCAAACCCGGCCCGAGCTCAGGCCCCTTCAAGTACAGTTGCAGGCGTGTGGGTACGCGACCTTCGGTGCCGGGAAGCTCTTCCATCATCCGGCCGGATATGTTGATTTGCGGGGCTGGGACAGCTTTTTTCTACGGGATGAAAAGCTGAAGGAGAAAGGCTGGGACTTGCAAACCTGGACTGTGGATAGTCCCATCCTTCCAGACCCTTACCCAAGCAGCATTTTCAACCATGATCGAAAGCCGGCGAACAAGTTTTTCATGGAATGGGGGAAGATCCTTGATGAAAATGAGGAGCTGATGGCCGACACCCTCCGGACCAACTGGGCCTGTGATCTCGTCTCAAAAGAACACGGGAAGCCGTTCTTTGTCGCGGTGGGATTATACACGCCGCATTTCCCGAATTATGTGCCGGAAAAATATTTCGACCTATATGATCCCGAGACGATCGAACACCCCCCTTACTTCGAATGGGATCTGGAGGATCTACCGCCTGCCATAAAGCGGGCCAAGACTGCGCGAAGCGCCATTCACAAGCGCTTGGAACAACTGGACGCCGTTGAAGACGCGATTCACGGCTATCTTGCCAGTATTTCCTATGCGGACGCCATGCTTGGACGCTTGCTTGATGCGATTGCATCCGGGCCCAATGCAGACAACACCATCGTTGTTCTATGGAGTGATCATGGCTACCACCACGGGGAAAAATTTGACTGGGGAAAACACACTTTATGGGAGCGCACGACAAATGTACCTTTCATGTGGATGGGGCCCGGAATTGCCCGCGGAGAAAGCATAGAAACCACAGTGAGCTTGATCGATATCATGCCGACTCTTCTCGACTATTCCGGCGCTACTGCTGATGCCGGAGCTGACGGAATCTCCTTGCGTGAAGTTCTGGATGATCCAGGCAAGGCGGTTGAGCGCAATGTCGTCGTGCCTGGCATGCAACCCGGTGAATATGCCATTGTAAGCAACGACTGGCGCTATATCCACTATGCCGATGGCACAGAGGAACTCTACAACCTTGATCGTGACCCCAATGAGTGGTTCAACATGGCTGGCCTTGAGGGCTTGTCGGTGGTCATGGAAGAGCTGCGGAAATCCGCGCCAGTAACGTGGGCTGAACCCGGCCCGGAGAGAAACCGGTTAAGGTTGATTACCGAAGGCCGGGAATTTCACTGGATCACTAAAAAGTAG
- a CDS encoding glycoside hydrolase family 71/99-like protein produces the protein MNSYKFRLIVLAVTFLTLSSGAACKSQVDLLPAADGLEGKVFAGYQGWYRTPTDGSGLGWEHYETYDEQFKPGHVGIDYWPDESELTPSEKYATDFRHADGRVAHVFSTQHPATIDRHFKWMRQYNIDGIFLQRFALDVVGFHHQAELLLPSNNRKLEFIQQSANHHSRAYSIMYDLSGMPHGEMDRVKQDWKDLQKQFRLSEDRAYLHMEGKPLVAIWGVGFVGRDYTLEEVADLIDFLKNDPEFGGCSILLGIPTFWRTLEKDATTDSKLHEVIASADVILPWSVGRFGGSETALKRTDEIVRPDMDWCEAQGVKYMPLAFPGFSWANRYVHKNAAFDSIPREGGKFLWAQAVAAKRSGADTLYIAMFDEMDEGTQIFKVSNDVPVGESRFLDYSPHAPDYYLRLTGAIRRMLRGTIPATDGLPENF, from the coding sequence ATGAATAGTTACAAATTCCGCCTGATAGTACTAGCGGTCACCTTTTTGACGCTTTCCTCCGGAGCCGCCTGCAAGAGCCAAGTCGACCTCCTCCCGGCGGCGGATGGACTCGAGGGCAAGGTCTTTGCCGGTTATCAGGGATGGTACCGGACACCGACTGACGGATCCGGACTGGGATGGGAACATTACGAAACCTATGATGAACAGTTCAAGCCGGGACATGTCGGTATCGATTACTGGCCCGACGAAAGCGAGCTGACGCCCTCGGAAAAATATGCCACGGATTTTCGCCATGCTGACGGCCGTGTGGCCCACGTGTTTTCAACGCAGCATCCGGCAACCATCGACCGCCATTTCAAGTGGATGCGGCAATATAACATCGACGGAATTTTCCTGCAGCGATTTGCCTTGGACGTGGTTGGATTTCATCATCAGGCGGAGTTATTACTCCCCTCAAACAACAGAAAACTCGAATTTATTCAGCAAAGTGCTAATCATCACAGTAGGGCTTACTCTATTATGTATGACCTCTCCGGCATGCCGCATGGGGAGATGGACCGCGTCAAGCAGGACTGGAAGGACCTGCAGAAACAATTTCGCCTGAGTGAAGATCGCGCATACTTGCACATGGAAGGCAAGCCGCTGGTGGCCATCTGGGGCGTCGGATTCGTGGGCAGGGATTACACCCTCGAGGAAGTTGCAGACCTGATTGATTTCCTCAAGAATGATCCGGAATTTGGCGGGTGCAGTATTCTTCTGGGTATCCCGACCTTTTGGAGGACATTGGAAAAAGATGCCACCACCGATTCCAAATTGCATGAGGTCATCGCCAGTGCTGATGTTATCCTTCCCTGGTCGGTCGGTCGTTTTGGCGGGTCAGAAACCGCCCTTAAGCGGACGGATGAAATTGTCCGACCCGACATGGATTGGTGCGAGGCCCAAGGAGTGAAATATATGCCTCTGGCCTTTCCTGGATTCAGTTGGGCTAATCGCTACGTTCATAAGAATGCGGCTTTTGACAGTATCCCGCGCGAAGGGGGCAAGTTCTTGTGGGCCCAGGCCGTTGCCGCCAAACGCAGTGGAGCGGACACCCTATACATCGCCATGTTTGATGAAATGGATGAAGGGACCCAGATATTCAAGGTATCAAACGACGTACCGGTCGGGGAATCCCGATTTCTGGATTACAGCCCGCATGCTCCCGACTACTATTTAAGGCTGACCGGGGCAATCCGTAGAATGCTCCGTGGAACCATCCCGGCAACGGACGGGCTGCCCGAAAATTTCTGA
- a CDS encoding LacI family DNA-binding transcriptional regulator, translating into MSKQPIKRITSIKEIAQLAGCSIATVSNTLNNKGRISQEVREKVLEICEKHGYVPNSAGRNLRRQTMETVGLLFYPSTSAIFRNIFYAEIMEALEATMESRGYDLLLSGFDSSVADQHTPRFIRQGKVDGIILLGGFPRSEVRKLLGFSLPLLHLDSYRERIKIDYITTDGYAACGQIVDHLVNLGHRRIVFMAHAHEDTNADQREAGFLAAVNRHDLPKTLNPSMRDFYRTDDGYERLKPLLLGKRPPTAVICVNDTLAVELLEKLKDDGFSIPRDLTIFGYNDDRHSRSSSPPISTVKVDKAGLGRIGAETIINRIQNPETSVSSVLLPVELVHRGSEAPPKA; encoded by the coding sequence ATGAGTAAACAGCCCATAAAACGGATCACCTCGATAAAAGAAATAGCGCAATTAGCGGGATGTTCAATTGCGACAGTATCAAACACCCTCAATAACAAGGGCCGTATCAGCCAGGAAGTCCGTGAGAAAGTGCTGGAAATCTGCGAGAAGCACGGATACGTGCCAAACTCAGCTGGCCGGAACCTGCGGCGCCAGACGATGGAGACCGTGGGACTCCTCTTCTATCCGTCCACCTCGGCGATTTTCCGAAATATTTTCTACGCGGAAATCATGGAAGCGCTGGAAGCGACGATGGAAAGCCGCGGATATGACCTGTTGCTCTCCGGGTTTGATTCATCGGTGGCAGATCAGCATACGCCCCGGTTCATCCGACAGGGAAAAGTCGACGGGATCATCCTCCTTGGCGGCTTCCCCCGGTCTGAAGTGAGGAAATTACTTGGTTTTTCACTTCCCCTTTTACACTTGGACAGCTATCGGGAACGCATCAAAATTGATTACATCACGACTGATGGATACGCCGCCTGCGGGCAGATCGTGGACCACCTCGTCAATCTGGGGCACCGCCGAATTGTCTTCATGGCGCACGCCCATGAGGATACCAACGCCGATCAGCGTGAGGCCGGCTTTCTGGCAGCCGTCAATCGGCATGATCTTCCCAAGACACTCAATCCCAGTATGCGGGATTTCTATCGGACGGATGATGGGTACGAGCGGTTGAAACCGTTGCTCCTTGGAAAGCGTCCTCCGACAGCAGTCATTTGCGTTAATGATACTCTTGCTGTCGAATTGCTTGAAAAATTGAAGGACGACGGATTCAGCATTCCCCGAGACCTGACCATTTTTGGCTACAATGACGACCGGCACAGTCGAAGCTCCAGCCCGCCTATTTCCACCGTGAAAGTAGACAAGGCAGGCCTCGGTCGGATTGGTGCAGAAACGATTATCAACCGTATTCAAAATCCGGAAACGTCCGTCTCATCGGTGCTGCTCCCGGTCGAGCTGGTTCACCGCGGTTCTGAAGCTCCGCCAAAAGCCTGA